The Carassius gibelio isolate Cgi1373 ecotype wild population from Czech Republic chromosome B12, carGib1.2-hapl.c, whole genome shotgun sequence genome has a segment encoding these proteins:
- the pmp22b gene encoding peripheral myelin protein 22b, with product MLLLLLGIVVLHVAALVLLFVSTIVSAWVGNPNSSSDLWTNCTTLNGISTCNPADTGVWIQAVQALMILSIIFSFLSLFLFFCQLFTLQKGGRFFLTGAFQIFASLFVMSGAIIYTVMNFEWVHQSEFYGFSYILAWVAFPLAFISGLIYVVLRKRE from the exons ATGCTGCTCCTCTTACTGGGAATCGTCGTCTTGCATGTGGCAGCACTGGTTCTGCTCTTCGTGTCAACTATAGTCAGT GCATGGGTTGGTAACCCCAACAGCAGTTCGGACCTCTGGACAAACTGCACCACATTGAATGGAATCTCCACATGTAACCCTGCTGACACTGGAG TTTGGATCCAGGCAGTCCAAGCTCTCATGATCCTGTCAATCATCTTCAGCTTCCTGTCTCTCTTCCTGTTCTTCTGCCAGCTCTTTACTCTCCAGAAGGGCGGACGCTTCTTCCTCACTGGAGCGTTCCAGATCTTTGCTA GTCTTTTCGTTATGAGTGGAGCTATCATTTATACTGTCATGAACTTTGAATGGGTCCATCAGTCAGAGTTCTATGGCTTTTCCTACATCCTGGCCTGGGTAGCCTTCCCTCTGGCCTTCATAAGCGGCTTAATCTACGTCGTCTTGAGAAAACGAGAGTGA